The stretch of DNA AACACAATGTTATTATGAGATGGAAAAAAAAGAAAAAATGAGAAAAAGGGTTGCGGGGTGATACAACATGAAAACCAATGGGATGCAAAGGTACCACCGATTTTTCAAATTTTTTCCCGCAACCCAGTCTATTAATACCATCGAATATTTAATTCTTATCCAAAATAAGGCTACATCTAAATGGGTAAGAAATTTTTAAATACTAAAATTGATTAATAAGATGGGTTGCAGGATTCATTATGTTGGGAAAGTGTTTTACATCCCCTTTCCCGTCATTTGGTGTCACCCCTGCAACCCCACCTCTTTTGTTTTGTTGCTTTGGTCTGAAAGTCGGAATTCGTCCTTGATGCTTTTTCGGGAGATATTGAATGGCTGAATCTGTGATAAAGTATTTAACATGCTTTTGAATTAATTAAATATGCAGAAGTTGGTCGACCATAGCCTTCATAAAATCCGTGAAGTGCTTTCACAGAAAGCCGTATTTTGTCTATGTATTATGAACTATAAGGATTCTGCCAAATTTTTGGACAAGTCTGGAGATGAAAAAATGATTGCGCATATAACAGAGTTATATGAAATTGGCATGTTCGGAGTAATTCATTTTTGGAAAATATGATAACAGTTTATATACCCGTGGGTTCATATATTTTTTATTAAAATGCCAGATATACGTACTGATCGAGGTATAAATATGAAAGAAAGAATAGAAGAAAAAAAGCACCAATTAATCAAGTTAACATCAGATTTTTGTGATAAATACCTTGATAATGAATACAGTAATTTGTCTAAAAAATTGATATTAAAAATGTCTAGAAAAAGATATGTTCCTTTCACGACCGGAAGAATAGAAATATGGGCGGCAGCAGTAATATATTCGTTAGGCCAGATCAATTTTCTTTTTGATAAATCGTTTAAACCATATGTGTCTCCAAAAGACATTTGTAATTGTTTTGGGACAAATCAAAGCACAGTATCACAAAAAGCAAAATATATTCGAGATATATTTAAAATGAAGTACTGGGATGATGAATTTTCAACCAATAAAATGAAAGAGGATAATCCATTTTCAAAATTAGTAATGTTGAAGAGCGGCTTAATTGTAGACATAGATACTCTTGCATCAATAACGAATAAAGCGATAAGTAATAGAGAAAGAAATGATTTAAATGATGAATCAACAGAAGAAGTGACAAATAAAAAATCAAGTCAAAAAAATAATAAACAAAAATGCCTAAATGATTATTAATTGACTTTGATATCCGAATATGCCAACTCTGCGGTTGCTTTGCAACCTTGCTCGCCTTCGTCGGTCATATAACAAATGCATATCTGGCTGCGGTGCTTCGCACCTTTGCCCAAATCCTCGCTACGCTCGGGTTTCGGATATACGTCAGCCGTTAGGCGAAATTGCGAGATTGCTGTAATAAATAATGGGATAACCTAGAATACGACAGAAGTTTTATGTATCACATAGCGAATTACATTGTAGGGGATTAAAATGAATGATGAGTGTGCAAAAAAAAATTACGAGTTTTACATTAACTCAAATTTGAATGAGTATGCAGGGAAATGGATTGCTATA from Candidatus Thermoplasmatota archaeon encodes:
- a CDS encoding DUF6398 domain-containing protein, translating into MKERIEEKKHQLIKLTSDFCDKYLDNEYSNLSKKLILKMSRKRYVPFTTGRIEIWAAAVIYSLGQINFLFDKSFKPYVSPKDICNCFGTNQSTVSQKAKYIRDIFKMKYWDDEFSTNKMKEDNPFSKLVMLKSGLIVDIDTLASITNKAISNRERNDLNDESTEEVTNKKSSQKNNKQKCLNDY